The Thermodesulfovibrionales bacterium region AGGGTGTATTGAATATCAATTCACCATCTATCAATGGCTATAATCTCGATTATATAAAAGGGACTTTTTCCTACAACGGTTCAGACTTTGAGCATCAACTGACAGGGGCAAATATAAATGAAGAACACAGACTTTCTGGCAGTATAAGATTCCCTGACTCTCATAAGATATTTGATTTTTCCCGCCCCTTTTTTAATCTCAAGCTCCAGCTTCAAAATTTCAGACTGAATTCTTTGCTTTCCGGACTTCCCCTTAAAGAAGAGTTAAGACTTAATGGAGATATAAGACTCACTGGCGATGATCTATCACAGGAATTAAGCTTAAAACTCAGAAGTCCTGCATCCAGCCTTGAGGGTTCTCTTAACCTTAAAGAATGGAAAAGGTATGAATATGAGTTCTATTCATTTATTAAGACAGCTGAGCTGAAAGTTCTCAGTCCTGAGTTTTTTGATACAGCACTTAAGATAAAAGCTAAAGGAACAGGCGTCTTTCCTGAAATTAATGGATTTTTAAATATCCACTCTGAGGAGGTCAGGCTCAATGGAGTACCAGTTGGAGCCTTAAAATTTGATGGAGTGATAGAGAAAGACTCTCTTGCTCTGGCAGGTTCCTTATTTGATGGTCTTCTTATTTTAAGAGCTCGTGGTGATGTTGTAGCTCCCTTTAACTATAATGTGGAAATTGAATTTAGAGATGCTTCGTATAAAACCATCTTTCGGGCACTGATAAAGGATGCTCCGGAGGACGTTGACCTCGGGCTGAAGGGAAACCTTATACTCGTCAAAGAAGCGCATGTCCTTTCAGGCAATCTCTATTTTGATAAATTTGCAATTTCAGGTTTTGGACACGAACTCAGAAACAGGGTACCTGTTAAGCTTGAACTCAGGGATAAAAGGCTTGTGATCAGTTCATTAGAAATGATAAATGAAGGAGGCTCTGTTAAAGCCTCTGGAGAGATAAACATAGGAGAGGGTTATGCCCTTGATCTCAGGGGTTCTACTTACCTCTGGCCTTTTAAGAAATTTTCAAGGTCAATAAAGAATATTAAAGGAAAGGTTGATTTCGGAATAACAGTTTCAGGCAAATGGGATTCTCCGCAGCTTTCTGGAGAGGTCTCCTTAAAGGACGGAACTCTGAGTATAGAAGATATACCGTACCAGGTAACAGAGGTTAACTCCCTTATCAGATTCAATGAAAACAGGATAAATATTGAACAATTTCGTGGAAAGGTAGCAGGAGGTATAGTTTACGCAAAGGGTATTGCATACCTCAGGGGATTCAGACTGGGAAGATTCAATATGGAAGTGACTCTTAACAATATATCAGCTACAGTTTCAGAAGATTTTACATTGACCTTTGATTCAAATCTTTATCTTAAAGGTGAGAGATATCTCAGGCTCATTACAGGCGAGGTAAGATTGAAAAAGGCCTTTTATAGAAAATTCATTGAATGGAGATCCTGGATGCTGA contains the following coding sequences:
- a CDS encoding translocation/assembly module TamB; the protein is GVLNINSPSINGYNLDYIKGTFSYNGSDFEHQLTGANINEEHRLSGSIRFPDSHKIFDFSRPFFNLKLQLQNFRLNSLLSGLPLKEELRLNGDIRLTGDDLSQELSLKLRSPASSLEGSLNLKEWKRYEYEFYSFIKTAELKVLSPEFFDTALKIKAKGTGVFPEINGFLNIHSEEVRLNGVPVGALKFDGVIEKDSLALAGSLFDGLLILRARGDVVAPFNYNVEIEFRDASYKTIFRALIKDAPEDVDLGLKGNLILVKEAHVLSGNLYFDKFAISGFGHELRNRVPVKLELRDKRLVISSLEMINEGGSVKASGEINIGEGYALDLRGSTYLWPFKKFSRSIKNIKGKVDFGITVSGKWDSPQLSGEVSLKDGTLSIEDIPYQVTEVNSLIRFNENRINIEQFRGKVAGGIVYAKGIAYLRGFRLGRFNMEVTLNNISATVSEDFTLTFDSNLYLKGERYLRLITGEVRLKKAFYRKFIEWRSWMLKRAEEMPAPPEVSIPTFLDASLNIKITGPIPDASSVLMVDNNIANAKLKVDFLLKGTLKKPVILGRVETLEGMVYFRNNELKLISATADFTTPDRIDPYFRIRAETFSRGYRISLLMEGYLRKFNLSLSSEPHLDEVDIIALLAVGETGTALKGYGGGIGAAEASSFITGQLQETLEHRARLYTGIDRVQISPYVSKTGEIGPRVTVGKKLGERLSILYSSAVGSRESDVIKVEYELSKKIMLVGEKDERGSMGGDIKFRFQFR